A region of Desulfonauticus submarinus DNA encodes the following proteins:
- a CDS encoding 4Fe-4S binding protein, whose translation MLNFTPTILKNLLSKSSTRLYPFETREPFKNVRGELKINIEECKLCGICAKKCPVNCIKVDKKTGLWEVNPFECVYCGICVDNCPTNCLYFKSEYQTPNQTKHLKTFHKIEKN comes from the coding sequence ATGTTAAACTTCACTCCAACAATTTTAAAAAATTTACTTTCTAAAAGTTCTACTAGACTTTATCCCTTTGAAACAAGAGAGCCATTTAAAAATGTTAGAGGCGAGTTAAAAATTAACATAGAAGAGTGTAAGCTTTGCGGTATATGCGCGAAAAAATGTCCAGTAAATTGTATAAAAGTAGATAAAAAAACAGGTCTTTGGGAGGTAAATCCTTTTGAATGTGTATATTGTGGAATATGTGTAGATAATTGCCCAACCAATTGCTTATATTTCAAATCCGAATACCAAACTCCTAACCAAACAAAACATTTAAAAACATTTCATAAAATTGAAAAAAATTAA
- a CDS encoding BPL-N domain-containing protein — MKTFYVSILWDESHLWVLLVLNFFKTLSFPVAIISAKDIQNNWLNKYKPKYLIVPGGWASLKAKKLTVTGIQNIRDYVKKGGVYIGFCGGAGLALKGKKEKSLNLCPLIRKKFSQRLPNFSGDIWCKTKSEKLLLPVWWPSQFEYNHIYSKIKVLAKYDKPGEDFWISDLKLNKITSNLQDWEQLYQINLNPLKLKNEPCIIQGKFGNGKYILSYPHLETPASPQANKLFAQFLDLSIPNEFQANQINLKQTSPLKNHFSDLHSEMLNFIKFCCEHFLVLWRRPWLLAWRRGIPGSFFNFILAYLHYLQNNSLPEINIQWKTYEPKFKKLWPKFIQLSTQFILTERYILTKKQPSSPIQSSCTTQQALKQHLFGQFPGYGGIYGQLISILDELALTKAKLELCPDLL, encoded by the coding sequence ATGAAAACATTTTACGTTTCTATTTTATGGGATGAGTCTCATCTCTGGGTATTGTTAGTCTTAAACTTTTTTAAAACTCTATCTTTTCCTGTAGCAATAATATCTGCTAAAGACATTCAAAACAACTGGCTAAATAAATACAAGCCTAAATATCTCATAGTCCCAGGAGGATGGGCAAGTTTAAAAGCTAAAAAACTCACTGTAACAGGAATTCAAAATATAAGAGACTATGTTAAAAAAGGAGGGGTTTATATTGGATTTTGTGGCGGAGCAGGGCTGGCTTTAAAAGGAAAAAAAGAAAAAAGTCTAAATCTTTGCCCCCTTATTAGGAAAAAATTTTCCCAAAGACTGCCAAACTTTAGTGGAGATATATGGTGTAAAACTAAAAGTGAAAAATTATTATTACCTGTTTGGTGGCCATCTCAATTTGAATATAACCACATCTATTCTAAAATAAAGGTACTTGCAAAATACGATAAACCAGGGGAAGATTTTTGGATCTCAGATCTTAAATTAAATAAAATTACTTCTAATCTTCAAGATTGGGAGCAACTTTATCAAATCAATTTAAATCCCTTAAAACTAAAAAATGAACCTTGTATTATTCAAGGCAAATTTGGGAACGGTAAATATATTCTAAGTTATCCACATCTTGAAACTCCAGCTTCACCTCAAGCGAATAAACTCTTTGCCCAATTTTTAGATCTATCTATTCCAAATGAATTTCAAGCAAATCAAATTAACCTAAAACAAACTTCGCCTCTAAAAAATCATTTCTCTGATTTACACTCTGAAATGTTAAATTTTATAAAATTTTGTTGTGAACATTTTTTAGTTTTATGGCGGCGTCCTTGGCTTTTAGCATGGAGAAGAGGAATTCCTGGATCGTTTTTTAACTTTATTTTAGCCTATCTTCATTATCTACAAAACAACTCTCTTCCTGAAATAAATATACAATGGAAAACCTATGAACCAAAATTTAAGAAGTTGTGGCCAAAATTTATTCAACTAAGCACACAATTCATCTTAACCGAGCGTTATATTTTAACTAAAAAGCAACCCTCATCACCAATACAAAGTAGTTGTACTACGCAACAAGCCCTCAAACAACATCTTTTTGGCCAATTCCCAGGATACGGAGGTATTTATGGACAACTAATCTCTATTTTAGACGAACTAGCACTAACCAAAGCTAAATTAGAGTTGTGCCCAGATCTTCTTTAA
- a CDS encoding DUF3568 family protein has product MCRDILVRLKLFVFIIISFQLYGCFFLVVGGAGGAAGAIYYKGRIIKTINVYHSTLHRATIKALKGMGLPIEKEKVRYNGSSIESKFLDETKIWIEIEAVSKHTSKIYIRVGLLGDEERSRMLLKKIWAQL; this is encoded by the coding sequence ATGTGTAGGGATATACTTGTTAGATTAAAATTATTTGTTTTTATTATAATTAGTTTCCAGTTGTATGGCTGTTTTTTTTTGGTAGTAGGAGGAGCAGGAGGTGCTGCTGGAGCAATATATTATAAAGGAAGAATAATAAAAACTATAAATGTCTACCATTCTACCTTACACAGGGCCACAATTAAAGCTTTAAAAGGAATGGGTCTACCTATTGAAAAAGAAAAGGTTAGATATAATGGCAGTAGTATAGAATCAAAGTTTTTAGATGAGACAAAAATTTGGATAGAAATAGAAGCTGTGAGTAAACATACATCTAAAATTTATATTAGAGTTGGTCTTTTAGGTGATGAAGAACGTTCTAGAATGCTTTTAAAGAAGATCTGGGCACAACTCTAA